A genomic window from Pocillopora verrucosa isolate sample1 chromosome 7, ASM3666991v2, whole genome shotgun sequence includes:
- the LOC131793913 gene encoding uncharacterized protein gives MSKVKPKEMTREKSTQIENILNRRTVNLSGIQLTQSETNLLRKGLNFCPTPPPPGKYEISKDIDAFARRLTLKEYHTPENIEDVIDGPGYQPSILQKLNQKERKVYTGPSREPYLNTNIDKLRQEISDETLHNLRSPRNNLTKRERAALFRLSNNTDIIIKPADKGGATVIMNAKDYVKEAKRQLDNEEYYKRVGRDLTLEHEQLINQCLDTLMDDGELEEEVAKLLRPAQSRTPIFYMLPKIHKVNNPGRPVVSSVNSHTEKLSAYVDEFLRPIAEKLPSYIQDTTHFIKRIRSLGKLPEKCYLATLDVSSLYTNIDTDEGLTIVEEELGKTNQNKPSPMTLSCLLEKVLKLNNFTFGNEHYIQIKGTAMGTTVALNFANVYMGRLEERFVYQTEWMDHIILWCSTLNQVYTRNLCTFSEFP, from the exons ATGAGTAAAGTCAAACCCAAAGAAATGACACGTGAGAAATCCACACAGAtagagaatattttaaatagaCGAACAGTAAACTTATCTGGCATTCAACTTACGCAGTCGGAAACAAACCTTCTACGTAAGGGACTTAACTTTTGCCCAACACCACCGCCACCAGGAAAATACGAAATCAGTAAGGACATTGATGCCTTTGCCCGTAGACTAACCCTTAAGGAATATCACACTCCTGAGAATATAGAAGACGTAATAGACGGCCCTGGATACCAACCATCGattcttcaaaaattgaacCAGAAGGAGCGCAAGGTGTATACTGGACCTTCAAGGGAACCATACCTTAATACAAATATTGACAAATTAAGGCAAGAAATCAGTGATGAGACTTTGCACAATCTACGATCTCCACGTAATAATCTAACCAAACGTGAGAGAGCAGCTTTGTTTAGACTAAGCAACAACACGGACATAATCATCAAGCCCGCAGATAAAGGCGGAGCTACGGTCATCATGAATGCAAAGGACTATGTAAAGGAGGCTAAACGCCAACTAGACAATGAAGAATATTACAAGAGAGTAGGAAGAGATCTCACTCTTGAACACGAACAGCTCATAAACCAGTGCTTAGATACACTTATGGACGACGGAGaattagaagaagaagtagCTAAACTCTTAAGACCAGCACAATCAAGGACTCCTATATTCTATATGCTCCCCAAAATACACAAAGTTAACAATCCAGGTAGACCAGTAGTATCCTCCGTGAACAGCCACACGGAGAAGCTATCAGCTTATGTGGACGAATTTTTGAGACCTATAGCAGAAAAGCTACCGTCATACATACAAGATACCACACACTTCATTAAGCGAATACGGAGTTTGGGCAAGTTACCCGAAAAGTGTTACTTAGCAACTCTGGACGTATCAAGCCTATATACGAATATAGACACAGACGAAGGACTCACTATTGTGGAGGAAGAGCTAGGCAAAACGAACCAGAACAAGCCATCACCGATGACATTATCGTGTCTCCTCGAGAAGGTTCTTAAGCTTAACAACTTTACCTTTGGCAATGAACACTACATTCAAATCAAAGGAACAGCCATGGGAACCACAGTCGCTCTCAACTTTGCAAACGTATACATGGGTAGACTTGAAGAAAGATTCGTGTACCAAACAGAGTGGATGGACCATATCATACTCTGG TGTAGCACCCTCAATCAAGTTTACACACGAAATCTCTGCACATTCAGTGAATTTCCTTGA
- the LOC131800242 gene encoding uncharacterized protein, which translates to MVNAELMEEIERRLYVDDLSNGKETTNQALEIKMTATAIFGGATFKQHKWQSNNQNLKRLIARRGRPEKTYSDNGKTFVRAEKWLKQVMRDERIIGLVKTALNKTIGCGMLTWTELCEVVLDVEIALNNRPLCYVEDDIQLPVLTPNSLLFPRLNQPQELKPHHLREFDQHRRAKYLRRCKQGLWTRWTTEYLRRLRERHWMKHKGQTTPLAKGEVVIIKDEERNRNKWTIGFVCQTSSGERNIRTGSTTPLPTGAVLRSGECTDSSATQPLSPDIQAQGGCSSSRSSSHSRIDAD; encoded by the exons ATGGTGAACGCGGAACTAATGGAGGAGATAGAGCGCAGGTTGTACGTAGATGATTTAAGCAATGGCAAGGAGACAACAAACCAAGCGTTAGAAATAAAGATGACAGCCACAGCAATCTTTGGTGGGGCAACTTTCAAGCAGCACAAGTGGCAGTCCAACAATCAGAA TTTAAAACGGCTCATCGCACGCCGTGGGCGTCCGGAGAAGACATATTCCGACAATGGCAAAACCTTTGTTCGCGCCGAGAAGTGGCTCAAACAAGTTATGCGTGACGAGCGCATAATCGGACTGgtcaaaacagctttaaacaagaCTATCGGATGCGGAATGTTGACCTGGACAGAGCTGTGTGAAGTGGTACTGGATGTGGAGATTGCTTTGAATAATCGCCCTTTATGTTACGTAGAAGACGACATACAGTTACCCGTGCTTACCCCTAACTCACTGCTATTTCCTCGATTAAACCAGCCACAAGAACTGAAACCACACCATCTAAGAGAATTTGATCAGCACAGAAGAGCTAAATATCTGCGAAGGTGCAAGCAGGGTTTGTGGACCAGGTGGACTACCGAATATTTACGAAGGTTGAGAGAACGACACTGGATGAAACACAAGGGTCAAACCACGCCCTTGGCCAAAGGAGAGGTGGTCATCATCAAGGACGAGGAACGAAATCGCAATAAATGGACAATTGGATTCGTCTGCCAAACTTCGAGCGGGGAAAGGAACATTCGAACGGGCAGTACAACACCTTTACCCACTGGAGCTGTCCTGCGATCGGGAGAATGTACAGACTCCTCCGCAACTCAACCCCTAAGCCCTGACATTCAGGCCCAGGGGGGATGCAGCAGTAGCCGCTCCTCATCGCATTCCCGCATTGATGCTGATTAG
- the LOC131793556 gene encoding uncharacterized skeletal organic matrix protein 5-like, which produces MCADNPCANNATCRSSFTDKLYQCLCPAGCKGPRCQTGPTSCKEIHDKDTSNVSGVGTLLVDSHPLSVFCHVGNFGCGDGGWTPVIKIHGRETTFHYNAPYWSNYKEFNIAGGGTRFDGQESKLPTYWNTSFSKICLGMKIDQQLKFIVIHKQADSLYSLIADGQYRNTSLGRDKWKELIGSQGSLQYDCNKETFNVVCSHIQTSKARIGIVSNNENKCDSCDSRIGFGTGGAIQTRVVTKPFFQK; this is translated from the exons ATGTGTGCTGACAATCCTTGCGCGAACAACGCCACTTGTCGAAGCAGTTTTACAGACAAACTTTATCAGTGTCTATGTCCTGCTGGATGCAAAGGTCCAAGGTGCCAAACAG GACCTACTTCgtgtaaagaaattcatgacAAAGACAC atcCAATGTGAGTGGTGTGGGTACCCTTCTTGTTGACTCCCATCCATTGTCCGTTTTCTGTCACGTGGGAAATTTTGGGTGTGGAGATGGTGGATGGACACCAGTCATAAAAATTCACGGCAGAGAG ACCACTTTTCACTATAATGCACCTTACTGGAGTAATTATAAAGAATTCAACATTGCCGGAGGAGGAACTAGATTCGACGGACAGGAATCAAAGCTAcccacctactggaacacatccttttcaaagatctgtctcggtatgaagatcgaCCAACAGCTCAAGTTCATTGTCATCCACAAGCAAGCTGACTCTCtgtactcactgatcgctgatgggcAATACCGCAACACCTCACTGGGTCGTGACAAGTGGAAAGAGTTGATAGGTTCGCAAGGCTCATTACAGTACGACTGCAACAAAGAAACGTTCAATGTCGTTTGTAGTCACATTCAAACTTCTAAAGCCAGAATTGGTATTGTTAGCAACAACGAGAATAAGTGTGACTCGTGCGACTCAAGGATCGGATTTGGCACAGGGGGTGCAATTCAAACACGTGTGGTAACGAAGccgttttttcaaaaataa